One genomic segment of Mastomys coucha isolate ucsf_1 unplaced genomic scaffold, UCSF_Mcou_1 pScaffold22, whole genome shotgun sequence includes these proteins:
- the LOC116069717 gene encoding voltage-dependent P/Q-type calcium channel subunit alpha-1A-like: protein MARFGDEMPGRYGTGGGGSGPAAGVVVGAAGGRGAGGSRQGGQPGAQRMYKQSMAQRARTMALYNPIPVRQNCLTVNRSLFLFSEDNVVRKYAKKITEWPYPFAPARAAAPPLLLLFLLFLLLLLLLLLLLLPLRGWERDLGADGSWGASRRLGAGDRGPGAEGGSLQACWAAAAE, encoded by the coding sequence ATGGCCCGCTTTGGAGACGAGATGCCGGGCCGCTACGGCACAGGCGGAGGAGGCTCAGGGCCGGCCGCCGGGGTGGTCGTGGGCGCCGCGGGCGGCCGAGGAGCCGGGGGCAGCCGGCAGGGCGGGCAGCCCGGAGCGCAGAGGATGTACAAGCAGTCGATGGCGCAGAGAGCGCGGACCATGGCCCTCTACAACCCCATCCCTGTCCGCCAGAACTGCCTCACGGTCAACCGCTCCCTGTTCCTCTTCAGTGAAGACAACGTGGTGAGAAAATACGCCAAAAAGATCACGGAATGGCCATATCCTTTTGCCCCAGCCCGGGCGGCTgcacctcccctcctcctcctcttccttctcttcctcctcctcctcctccttctcctcctcctccttctccctctgcggGGCTGGGAGAGAGACCTGGGGGCTGATGGGAGCTGGGGGGCTTCTCGgcggctgggggctggagatagggGCCCGGGAGCTGAGGGAGGCAGCCTCCAGGCCTGCTGGGCTGCAGCTGCCGAGTGA